The Natrinema amylolyticum genome includes the window ACGCGACGACGGACGTCTCGATGGACGACTTCACTGACCTCGAGGATCTCGAGGATCTCGAGGAGCTAGACGAACCGGCCGGCCGACTCGCTTCGGCGGCGTCGGATGCGGCCGCGAGCGGGACCCTGCCGCTGGTCGGCGGCGGACTCCTGGTAGCGGCCGCGATCCGCTCGCTGGTCGACGACCGGCAGCGGGCGATCCCGCTCGGAATCGCCGGCAGCGGGCTGGTCGGATTCGGGCTTCAAAAGCGCCGCGAGAGCGGCGAGTCCGGGACGGAGAGCGGCGTTCCGGAGGTCGAGGGCGGCACCGAGGGGAAGGACACGTCCGACCAGGCCAGTGCCGCCGCCGAGCGCGTCGATTCCGGCCGCGAATCCGAGATCGACTCCGACGGCGAGATTTCGGACGACCGGGGGATCGATGACGCGGACGAGTCCGGCTCGCAGATCGAGTTCACCGACGAGCCGGACGGCGACAAAGATCAGTCCAGACCGGATCTCGGAGACGAGGAAGCGGAACCCAGACGCGAGACCGACACTGACGACGTGGCGGTCGACGTCTCTAACTCGGCGATGGCAGACGAGACCAGCGAGGCGACGGGGCCGGACCCGACGCAGGCCCAGCCGACCCAGACCGCGGACACGGAACCGGAGGCGAGTCCCGCGGAGGACGCCTCCGAGATGAAGGTCGAGCCGCCGGACGAGGACGAGTCCGAATCGGAGACGGACGAGGAAGACGCCGCGGCGGACGACGATTCGGCGGCGGACGATCGGTGAACGCCCCGTTCCGTCGCCGCGATCGTCTCTCCGGCGCGGCTCCCCAGGCCGTTCTCGAGTGCCGCCCGCGGCCGGTGACGGCTCGGCTCGGAACGGCTGCGAGCGGGGCCGCTCTCAGATACCGCTCCCGCGCTCGGAACGGTAGAGCACGGGGACGGTGACGAACGCGGCGACGACGAGCCCGAGGACGCCGCTTCCAGCGAGCAACAGGACGGGCCAGTAGTAGCCCGAGAGGGCGACGAGCGACGCGATTCCGGCGACGACGGCGACGGCTCTCGCAGTGAGCGCGCGGCTGCGTCGAATCGGGCCGCGGCCCTCGTCCAGCCCTCGAGCGAGGACGGCGAACTGCCAACCGGCGAACGCGCCGACCGACGCGCCGAACAGGAGGACGGCGTCGGGGTCGACGGCACTCGTCACGAGCGCGACGGCGGCGAGGGCGACGGCCAGTCCGAATCCGAGCGTGCCCCGACGGGAGGGATACCGGTCCAGGAACCCCCACGCGAGGAGGAGAAAGACCAGCCCGACGCCGACGCCGGCGACGACGTCGACGAGGTAGTGGACGCCGAGGCCGACTCGAGAGAAACAGACCGCGGTCACGATCCCCGCGGCGCCGAGGTATCGCCGCCGGCGCGTGCCGACTGCGCCGTACTCGGCCAGGCTCAGGTAGACGATCGTCGTCAGCAGGGCGTGGCCGCTGGGAAACCCGTAGCCGGTCGCCGTCGCAGTGGCCTCGTACAGCGGGTGGATCGTCTCCGGGAGCGCCCCGACCTCCACGAGCACGCGCTCCGGTCGCGGCAGCGCGAAGACGTGTTTCAACGCCGTGATGAGCGAGAGGCCGGCCAGCAGCAACCCGAAGACGGCGGCGATCTGCTCCCGGTTGTCGGTCTCCAGCCAGTAGAGCGCCCCGACGAGCACGCCGAGAAACCACACATCGCCGAGCTGGGTCACCAGTCCGAGCACGACGACGGCCCACTCGGGGGCGACCTCACGAAACGCGTCGAACCAGCCGATCCCTCGAGACATACTCACGCTACGTGCGAGGAGCCATATAAGCGATTCCGCTCGGGCGGACGGCCGACTCCGGAATCGGCTCCAACCGCGTCGTCGTTCACTCGCCACGGAGAGTCACGCGAACGCGGGAAAACCCTCATTTCCGCGTCACCTGTAGGCTACCGAGACGCGCCATCGGTCGGCGTCTCGAGGGACCTGCAATGAGTGAGACATCGGAACCCGAGCGCGAACGCATCGACCCGGAGTACGATCATCAGCGCGAGGAGGGGGTCGACGAGGGCCGACTCGAGACCCTGCTCTCCGAGTACGCGATCGGACGGGACGATCACGAGAACGCGCCCGCGTTCGTGATCCGACCGGACGACGTACAGGCGGTGGTGCGCCTGCTGCGCGACGAGGCGGGGTTCGACCACCTCTCGTGTATCACGCCCCAGCAGTACGAGGACCGCTACGAGTCGATCATCCACATGACGAAGTACGAGCAGCGGACCCACGAGGTGACGCTAATCGTGCCGCTGCCGACGGGGGCACCCGTTTGCGAGTCCGCCGAACCCGTCTTCCGAACCGCGGACTGGCACGAGCGGGAGGCCTTCGACCTCGTCGGGATCGAGTACGCGGGCCACCCGAATCTCACGCGTATTCTCCTCCCCGAATCGTGGCAGGGCCATCCGCTCGCGCTGGACTACGATCAGGACAAACCGCAGGTCGTCAGCTACACCGAACACGCGAACCCGCTCGCGGAGGACCACCGCGGGGAGGAGTCGGAGACGATGTTTCTCAATATCGGCCCCCACCATCCGGCGACCCACGGCGTCCTCCACCTCGAGACGGTGCTCGACGGTGAGACGGTGGCCGACGTCGAACCGGACATCGGCTATCTGCACCGCTGCGAGGAGCAGATGTGCCAATCGGGGACCTATCGTCACCAGATCATCCCCTACGCGGACCGCTGGGACTATACGGCGAACCTGCCCAACGAGTGGGCGGTCGCCCGTGCGATCGAGGACATCGCCGACATCGAGGTTCCCGAGTACGCCCAGATCCTGCGAACGATGTCGACCGAGTTCGGCCGCATGCTCGGTCACTTCCTCGCGGTCTCGACGTTCGCGCTGGACGTCTACGGCGACTTCACCGCCATCTTCCAGTACGGCATGCGCGATCGGGAGGTCGTCCAGGACATCCTGGAGGACCTGACCGGCCAGCGGATGATGTTCTACTACTTCCGGCTCGGCGGCGTCTGCTGGGACCTGCCCGAGCCTCGCGAGGAGTTCATCGAGAAGTGCCGGGACTTCCTCGACGAGCTCCCCGCAAAGGTCGACGAGTACCACGACCTGCTGACCGGCAACGAGATCTTTCAGCGACGAACGATGGGTACCGGTGTTCTCGAGCCCGAGGTCGCCAAGAGCTACGGCGTTACCGGACCCGTCGCCCGCGGCTCCGGCATCGATTACGACGTCCGGCGGGACGACCCCTACGGCTACTACGAGAACCTCGAGTGGGACGTCGTCACCGAGGACAGTTGCGACAACCACGCGCGCGTGCTCGTCCGCCTCCGCGAGGTCGAGGAGTCCGCGAAGATCATCGAGCAGTGTCTCGACTTACTCGAGGACTGGCCCGAGGACGAGCGGACGGTCCAGAGCAACGTCCCCCGGACGCTCAAGCCGGACGCGGGGACCGAGACCTACCGCGCCGTCGAGATCGCGAAGGGCGAACTCGGCGTCTACATCCGCGCGGACGGCTCGAACTCGCCGGCCCGATTCAAGATCCGCAGCCCCTGTTTCCACAACCTCTCGGCGCTGCCCGAGATGGCCGAGGGCGAGTACGTCGCGGACCTGATCGCGTCGCTGGGCAGCCTCGACATCGTGCTGGGCAGCGTCGATCGCTGAACGGAACCCTGAGCCGGCCGCGAGCGGCGTCGTCTCCGGCTCACTCGTCGCTCGAGGGCTCGTCGCCGCCCTCCTCGAGGTACTCGAACAGTGGTCGCGAGCGGCGAGGCCGTTATCGACCGTCTCGTCTGCCATGGTCCGTTCTCGCATCCCGGCACGGGTAGGCGACGGGCCCGCCGATGACGATCCGACGCCGTGCGAACCCGTTTCACGACGATCTTTTATTTACCCGCGTTCGAATCCTTCCATGCATACCACTCCTATCGCGGCGACCGGATCGAGGGGCGGGAACGAGCGAGCGCTCCGTGGCTCCGCTCGCGATGGCCCGGTTTCCGACCGCCTCGATAGCAGTGCCGGACCGTCGTCGCTCGAGCGGACGAGGCATTCGTGAGCGAACCCACGTCCTCGAGTACTGAACCGAACGGGCCGGAGATTCCCGAAATCGGATTCGAGACGGTCCGATCGAGCCCGGGACGCCGCGGGTCAGTCGAGCCGGTCGGCGAGCACGACGGCAACGGTCACGTCGCACAGATCTACGAGACTCGCGAGGAGAAGTTTGCGGCCGCCGTCCCGTTCGTCGGCCGCGGGCTCGAGCGGGGCGACCGCATCATGTACGTCGTCGACGAGAGCACCGAAGCCGAGGTGCGGGCGGCGCTCCGCGACGCTGGGGTCGACGTCGACGCCGCGCTCGAGTCCGGTGCGTTATCGTTCCACTCCGTTCAGGAGACCTACCTCCGAAACGGATCGTTCGACGTCGACGAGATGATCGAGTTCTACGGCGACACCATCTCGAGGGCCACCGAGGAGTACGAGGCGCTTCGGATCGTCGCCGAGATGACGTGGCTCGAGGCCGCCGAGACGTCGATCGAGCAGGTCATGGAGTACGAACAGAAGATCAACGCGCTCTTCGATCGATCGGACTCGTTCGCGGTCTGTCAGTACGACCGCGGGCTGTTCTCGCCGACCGTCGTCCGAAACGTCGTCCGTACCCACCCCTACCTCATCTACGACGGGGTGACGTGTCACAATCCCTACTACACCCCGCCCGAGGAGTTCCTCGGCGAGGAGTCGCTCGCCCGCGAGAACGAACGGATGCTCGGAATGCTCCGAGATCGGGCCGCGGCGAACGCCGAACTCCATCAGCGCGAACGGTTCCTGCGCCGGTGCTACGAGGTCACGTCCGACCCGACGCTCGACTTCGAGTCGAAGCTCGAGCGGCTGCTCGAGCTTGGCCGCGAGCGGTTCGACCTCGAAATCGGGGGGCTGGCTACGGTGGATCGCGAGGCCGATCGCGTCGACGTCGAGCACGTCAGCACCGATCACGAGAGCGACGAGCCCCACCTCGAGTTCCCGCTGTCGGAGACGGTCTGTGCGATGGCCCTCGAGACCGACGGGGAGGTGAGCATCGTCGAGCCCGCGACGGACGGGGACGACGATCGCGGCAGCCACAGCGGCCGCGGGTTCGAGACCTATCTCGGCACCGCCCTCGAGGTCGACGGCGGCAGCGATCGAGTGTTCTTCTTCATGTCCGAGACGCCGCGCGACGGGGCGTTCTCGGACTCGGAGCGGACGGCCCTCCACCTGATGGGACAGTGGATCGAGTACGAACTCGATCGGCGACGGCGCGAGCGGGAACTCCGCGAGCGCACGGAGCAGTTGAGTGCACTCGTCGAGACCACGCCAGAGTGCATCAAGACCGTCGCCGCGGACGGCACGCTGATTCAGATGAACCCGGCCGGACTGGACATGGTGGAAGCCGACGCCGAGTCGGACGTGGTCGGCGAGTGCGTCTACGATCTGATCGCCCCCGAGCACCGCGACCGATTCCGCGAGTTCAACGAGCGGATCTGCGAGGGCGAGCGCGAGACCTTCGAGTTCGATATCGTCGGCTTGGACGGGACGCGCCGCCACATGGAATCGCACGCTGCGCCGCTGCCCAGACCCGACGGGACGACCGCCCACGTGGCGCTGACGCGAGACGTCACCGAACGAGAGGAGCGCAAGCAGGCGCTTCGAGAGAGCGAGAACCAGCTCCGGGCGCTCATCGAGGTGCTCCCGGTCGCCGTGTTCGTCGCCGAAGGCGACGGGCGGATCGTCAAGTGGAACGACGCCGCCGAATCGATCTGGGGCGGAGAGGTCGCTGAATCCGAATCGGTCGCCGAGTACGACCAGTACGACGGCTGGTGGGCGGACACGGGTGAGCCGGTCGAGCCCGACGAGTGGGCGCTCGCTCGGGCGCTCCGCGGCGACGAGGTCACTGACCCCGACGTGATCGAAATCGAAGGCTTCGACGGGGAGCGCCGCACCGTCCTGAACCACGGCATGCCCGTCCGGAACGCGGACGGCGAGGTGAGTCGCGCGGTCGTCACCCTCATCGACATCACCGAACGCAGGGAGTACCAGCGCAAACTTGAGGAGTCCAACGAGCGCTTGGAGCAGTTCGCCTACGCCGCCTCCCACGACTTGCAGGAACCGCTCCGGATGGTGACGAGCTACCTCCAGTTGCTCGAGGACCGGTACGACGACGCGCTCGACGACGACGGCGAGGAGTTCCTCGCGTACGCCGTCGATGGGGCCGATCGAATGCGAGAGATGATCGACGGCCTCCTCGAGTACTCGCGAATCGAGACGCAGGGCGATCCCTTCGAACCGGTCGAACTGGCGGGCGTTCTCGACGACGTGCTCGAGGACCTGCAGGTACAGATCGACGAGACCGACGCCGAGATAACGGCCGCGAACCTCCCCCGCGTGACGGGCGACAGGCGCCAGCTCCGTCAGGTCTTCCAGAACCTCCTGCGGAACGCACTGACGTACAACAGGAGTTCGTCTTCCCGCGTTCACGTCGACGCGAACCGACGAGGGCGGGAGTGGGAGATCTCGGTCCGCGATAACGGGATCGGCATCGAACCGGACGAGCAGGAGCGGATATTCTCCGTCTTCGATCGGTTGCACAGCCGCGAGGAGTACGACGGGACGGGGCTCGGGTTAGCGCTCTGTCAGCGCATCGTCGAACGCCACGGCGGGGAGATCCGAGTCGACTCCGAACCGGGCGAGGGGTCGACGTTCACGATCACGCTCCCCGCCGAGACGCGCTGATCGCGGGCGCGAGTGCCGAGGAGAGACCGTCGCTGTCGCCACCGGCACGAACCTATTTGGCGCTGAGCGCGCAATTCACCGGCGTATGGAAAACGGATCTTTCGAGGGATACGGCGGGCGACACGTGCCGGAACCGCTTCGAGAGCCGCTCGAGCAACTGGCAACGGCTTACGACGACATCGCCGGCACCGACGAGTTCCAGTCGGAACTGCGAGGGCTGCTCGAGGAGTTCGCCGGCCGACCGACGCCGCTGTACTACGCGCGCAACCTGAGCGAGCGCTACGGGGCCGACATCTACCTCAAGCGGGAAGACCTGCTCCACGGCGGGGCCCACAAGATCAACAACTGTCTCGGGCAGGCCCTGTTGGCCAAACGGGCCGGTCGCGATCGACTGATCGCCGAGACCGGAGCCGGTCAGCACGGCACCGCGACCGCGATGGTCGGCGCCCTGCTCGGCCTCGAGACGGAGATCTACATGGGGAAAAAGGACGTCGAGCGCCAGGAGATGAACGTCTTCCGGATGCGCCTGATGGGCGCCGAAGTCAACGAGGTCACCCGGGGCGATGAGGGCCTCGCAGACGCCGTCGACGCCGCGCTCGAGGACTTCGCGGAGAACGTCGAGAACACGCACTACCTGGTGGGCAGCGTCGTCGGCCCCGACCCGTTCCCGCGGATGGTCCGGGACTTCCAGAGCGTCATCGGCCGGGAGGCCCGCGAGCAGATTCGAGAGCGAACGGGCGACCTGCCCGACGCCGCGGTCGCCTGCGTCGGCGGCGGCTCGAACGCGATCGGCCTCTTCCACGCGTTCCGGGACGATCCCGTCGACTTCTACGGTGCCGAGGGCGGCGGCGAGGGATCGGACTCGAGCCGCCACGCCGCCCCGCTCGCCGAGGGGACGGACGACGTCATTCACGGGATGAAGACGCGCGTCATCGACGACGACGTCGACGTCCACTCCGTCTCGGCGGGACTGGACTATCCCGGCGTCGGCCCCGAACACGCCATGTTCCGTGCCGTCGGTCGCTGCGAGTACACGGGCGTCACGGACGACGAAGCGCTCGCGGCCTTCCGGGAACTGAGCGAGACCGAGGGGATCATCCCCGCGCTCGAGTCAAGCCACGGGATCGCTCGCGCGATCGAACTCGCGGAAGCCGGCGAGCACGACACCATCCTCGTGAATCTCTCGGGGCGCGGCGACAAGGACATGGAGACGGCGGCCGCGAAGTTCGACCTCTGAACGGCAATCCTCGAGCGCCGAACGGCGACTCGACGGCCGCCGTGACTGCTCGGTCAGAGGGTCGCTCGAACGCGATTTCGCAGTCGCGTCGCCTCGTCGGCCTCGAGCCGATCCCGCGGTAACGACAGCGCCACGTCATCGTCCGCGAAGCGGGGCACGAGGTGGACGTGGGCGTGATCGACGGTCCCGACCAGCGGTCCGCTGGTGTGAAAGACGCTGAACCCGCTCGGCTCGAGCGCCGCCTCCAACGCGTTCGAAACGGTGCGGACCGTCTCGAAGACGGCCGTCGATGTCGGTTCGTCGATCGTCAAGACGTCCTCCTCGTGGGTCCGCGGAATCACGAGGCTGTGCCCCGTCATGGCCGGGTTCTCGTCGAGAAACGCGACTGTCCGATCGTCCTCGTAGAGGACGTGTGCCGATCGCTCACCGGCGGCGATCCGGCAAAACTCACAGTCTCCTTCCATATCCGAACAGTCTCACGAACCAACATATAGGGCCTCCGGTCGATGGCGGACCATCCGAAGGGAATCGATCACACTGATGGCCGCCTACAGCACGCCGTGCTCGTCCCGAAGCGTCCGGTATCGCTCGAGGTACCGGTCGGCCACCGCCGACCGGTCGTAGTCCGCGAAGGCCTCGTCGTACGTGCGGTGCTCGAGGTCGCCCGCGTCGAGGATGGCCGCCGCGAGCTCGTCCTCGCTGGTCGTTCGGAACCCCCGGTCCCACCCTTCGACGAGTTCGTGGGCGCTCGAGTTCGCGTGGTACTCTACGATGCCGACACAGCCCGCGGCCAGCGCCCATAGCATCTCCGTCGGGAAGACGCAGTGATCCGCCGTCTGCGCGAAGACGTGAGCCCCGCGGTAGGCTGCGATCCGCTCCTCGAGATCGAGGTCGCCGACGAAGGTCACCCGGTCCTCGATCCGGAGATCGCTCGCGAGCCCCTCGTAGGCGTCCCGTTCGGGCCCGTCGCCGACGACCGTCGCCCGCCAATCGCGGTCGCGGAGTTCGGCCAGCCCCAACAGCAGGCTCTCGAGGTTAGCGCCCTCGTCGAGCCGCCGGGCGTAGATCACGTCGACGTCCTCGCTCGGTTCGACGTCTCGAATTCGATCGCAGTCGATCGGATTCGGAATCGTCTCGATGACGTCGCCGTCGGCCCCGAGTTCCCGGACCCACGTTCCGACGAGTTCCGACGGCGTGACGATCCGGTCCGGGCGACCCGTCGCGAACCGCGTCCACCGCGTGTCGTCGATGCCGCCGTCGCCGTACCACTCGAGGACGAGCGGTGCACGCGCCATCGTCGCGCCCCACCTGGCCGCGACGACCTGGCTCGGCGGCCGCGCGCCGACGTGAATCACGTCCGGGCTCGCCGCCGCGAGGACGAACGGTAGTCGCAGGAGAAACGAGGTCCGGGCTTCCGTTCCGGTCGCGACCGCGTGGTAAGTTATCCCCTCGTATTCGTACGTGGACTCCTCACCGGCCCAGAACCCGGCGCAGTACCAGTGGACGTCGTGCCCGCGCTCGGCGAGGATCTCGCAGACGGTCCGAAACCGCTGGTTCGTCTCAGTATCGCGGTGGTGAACCGTTTCGAACGAGACGAACGCGATTCGCATCTGCTCACAGCATGCCAGCGAAAGGATAAAAATCCACCCTGTTTCCGTCGAATGCGGGCTTGACGGTCACCGATTCGTCGATCGATCGCTCTCCGTTCGCCGCCGAGACGAAAATCGTCGCCGAACGAGTGGGTCCTTAGAA containing:
- a CDS encoding MEDS domain-containing protein — protein: MSEPTSSSTEPNGPEIPEIGFETVRSSPGRRGSVEPVGEHDGNGHVAQIYETREEKFAAAVPFVGRGLERGDRIMYVVDESTEAEVRAALRDAGVDVDAALESGALSFHSVQETYLRNGSFDVDEMIEFYGDTISRATEEYEALRIVAEMTWLEAAETSIEQVMEYEQKINALFDRSDSFAVCQYDRGLFSPTVVRNVVRTHPYLIYDGVTCHNPYYTPPEEFLGEESLARENERMLGMLRDRAAANAELHQRERFLRRCYEVTSDPTLDFESKLERLLELGRERFDLEIGGLATVDREADRVDVEHVSTDHESDEPHLEFPLSETVCAMALETDGEVSIVEPATDGDDDRGSHSGRGFETYLGTALEVDGGSDRVFFFMSETPRDGAFSDSERTALHLMGQWIEYELDRRRRERELRERTEQLSALVETTPECIKTVAADGTLIQMNPAGLDMVEADAESDVVGECVYDLIAPEHRDRFREFNERICEGERETFEFDIVGLDGTRRHMESHAAPLPRPDGTTAHVALTRDVTEREERKQALRESENQLRALIEVLPVAVFVAEGDGRIVKWNDAAESIWGGEVAESESVAEYDQYDGWWADTGEPVEPDEWALARALRGDEVTDPDVIEIEGFDGERRTVLNHGMPVRNADGEVSRAVVTLIDITERREYQRKLEESNERLEQFAYAASHDLQEPLRMVTSYLQLLEDRYDDALDDDGEEFLAYAVDGADRMREMIDGLLEYSRIETQGDPFEPVELAGVLDDVLEDLQVQIDETDAEITAANLPRVTGDRRQLRQVFQNLLRNALTYNRSSSSRVHVDANRRGREWEISVRDNGIGIEPDEQERIFSVFDRLHSREEYDGTGLGLALCQRIVERHGGEIRVDSEPGEGSTFTITLPAETR
- a CDS encoding phosphatase PAP2 family protein encodes the protein MSRGIGWFDAFREVAPEWAVVVLGLVTQLGDVWFLGVLVGALYWLETDNREQIAAVFGLLLAGLSLITALKHVFALPRPERVLVEVGALPETIHPLYEATATATGYGFPSGHALLTTIVYLSLAEYGAVGTRRRRYLGAAGIVTAVCFSRVGLGVHYLVDVVAGVGVGLVFLLLAWGFLDRYPSRRGTLGFGLAVALAAVALVTSAVDPDAVLLFGASVGAFAGWQFAVLARGLDEGRGPIRRSRALTARAVAVVAGIASLVALSGYYWPVLLLAGSGVLGLVVAAFVTVPVLYRSERGSGI
- a CDS encoding HIT family protein, with the protein product MEGDCEFCRIAAGERSAHVLYEDDRTVAFLDENPAMTGHSLVIPRTHEEDVLTIDEPTSTAVFETVRTVSNALEAALEPSGFSVFHTSGPLVGTVDHAHVHLVPRFADDDVALSLPRDRLEADEATRLRNRVRATL
- a CDS encoding glycosyltransferase family 4 protein produces the protein MRIAFVSFETVHHRDTETNQRFRTVCEILAERGHDVHWYCAGFWAGEESTYEYEGITYHAVATGTEARTSFLLRLPFVLAAASPDVIHVGARPPSQVVAARWGATMARAPLVLEWYGDGGIDDTRWTRFATGRPDRIVTPSELVGTWVRELGADGDVIETIPNPIDCDRIRDVEPSEDVDVIYARRLDEGANLESLLLGLAELRDRDWRATVVGDGPERDAYEGLASDLRIEDRVTFVGDLDLEERIAAYRGAHVFAQTADHCVFPTEMLWALAAGCVGIVEYHANSSAHELVEGWDRGFRTTSEDELAAAILDAGDLEHRTYDEAFADYDRSAVADRYLERYRTLRDEHGVL
- a CDS encoding NADH-quinone oxidoreductase subunit D produces the protein MSETSEPERERIDPEYDHQREEGVDEGRLETLLSEYAIGRDDHENAPAFVIRPDDVQAVVRLLRDEAGFDHLSCITPQQYEDRYESIIHMTKYEQRTHEVTLIVPLPTGAPVCESAEPVFRTADWHEREAFDLVGIEYAGHPNLTRILLPESWQGHPLALDYDQDKPQVVSYTEHANPLAEDHRGEESETMFLNIGPHHPATHGVLHLETVLDGETVADVEPDIGYLHRCEEQMCQSGTYRHQIIPYADRWDYTANLPNEWAVARAIEDIADIEVPEYAQILRTMSTEFGRMLGHFLAVSTFALDVYGDFTAIFQYGMRDREVVQDILEDLTGQRMMFYYFRLGGVCWDLPEPREEFIEKCRDFLDELPAKVDEYHDLLTGNEIFQRRTMGTGVLEPEVAKSYGVTGPVARGSGIDYDVRRDDPYGYYENLEWDVVTEDSCDNHARVLVRLREVEESAKIIEQCLDLLEDWPEDERTVQSNVPRTLKPDAGTETYRAVEIAKGELGVYIRADGSNSPARFKIRSPCFHNLSALPEMAEGEYVADLIASLGSLDIVLGSVDR
- the trpB gene encoding tryptophan synthase subunit beta, coding for MENGSFEGYGGRHVPEPLREPLEQLATAYDDIAGTDEFQSELRGLLEEFAGRPTPLYYARNLSERYGADIYLKREDLLHGGAHKINNCLGQALLAKRAGRDRLIAETGAGQHGTATAMVGALLGLETEIYMGKKDVERQEMNVFRMRLMGAEVNEVTRGDEGLADAVDAALEDFAENVENTHYLVGSVVGPDPFPRMVRDFQSVIGREAREQIRERTGDLPDAAVACVGGGSNAIGLFHAFRDDPVDFYGAEGGGEGSDSSRHAAPLAEGTDDVIHGMKTRVIDDDVDVHSVSAGLDYPGVGPEHAMFRAVGRCEYTGVTDDEALAAFRELSETEGIIPALESSHGIARAIELAEAGEHDTILVNLSGRGDKDMETAAAKFDL